Below is a window of Bacteroidales bacterium DNA.
ACACGGATCTCACGTAGCCGGAACAATTGCAGCTATTGATAATAATATTGGTGTTATTGGTGTTGCTCCCGGTGCTACTGTTGTAGCAGTAAGAGTACTTGACAGAAGAGGTTCTGGTACATACTCAGCTGTTATAGCCGGTGTTGATTATGTTGCTGCAAACGGTTCAAATGGTGATGTTGCCAATATGAGCTTAGGAGGACCAGTTTCAAATGCTCTAGATCAAGCTGTAATAAATGCTGCTTCAAATGGAATAATTTTTTGTTTAGCTGCCGGTAACGAAAGTGATGATGCTAATAATCATTCTCCTGCAAGAGTAAACCATAACAATGTTTATACAATATCTGCAATGGATATTAATGATAACTGGGCATATTTTTCAAATTATGGTAACCCACCTGTTGATTATTGTGCTCCCGGAGTAAGTATTAAATCTTGTTGGAAAAACGGTGGTTATAGTACTATTGACGGAACATCAATGGCTTCACCTCACGCAGCTGGTGTATTACTATTAGGTGCTGCACATAATGGAGGCACTGTAAATGGTGATCCTGATAATAATTCTGATATAATTATTACTCATTAAATAATATTAAAAATATAAGATTAAAAAAGTCGAGGAATATTTCTCGACTTTTTTTTATTTAGGGACTTTCTTTAACCTGATTAATTTATAAATTATCTATTCCGAGCTGAAATTACCTACTGTAACAAAAAATAAAAAACAATGGCGGCGAAGTGTTTTTTTGATAAGAAATTAGTAATTTTGAAACTAAATAAAATTAATGAAATATTACAGGTAAAATTACCAATGGTTTTTTACTTGCAATCTGTTGGCAGTAAAACAAAAAATGTAAATTACAAATATGAAAAGTGCTATATACAGTGTAATTACAGGAACGGGAAATTACATTCCATCAAAACGTATCAAAAATGAAGATTTTCTTACCAATGAATTTTACGAAACAGACGGAAAGAAGCTCGAAAAAACGAATCAAGAAATAATTGATAAGTTTCTGGAAATTACGACTATTTCAGAAAGACGCTATGTTACAGACGATTTATCAACATCTGATATTGCCTATTATGCTGCTATTGACGCTATTAAGTCTGCAAACATTGATAAAGAAGAATTAGATTACATAATTTTTGCACATAATTTTGGCGATGTAAAGAATGACAATAGGCAGTTGGATATTGTTCCCAGTTTAGCTGCTCGGGTAAAACATAAATTAGAAATAAAAAATCCCAATACCGTAGCTTACGATTTACCTTTTGGCTGTCCGGGTTGGTTGCAGGGCATTATTCAGGCTGATTATTTCATAAAATCAGGGGATGCCAAAAAGATACTTGTTATCGGAGCTGATATATTATCCAGGATTTCCGATCCACATGACAGAGACAGTATGTTGTATGCAGATGGTGCCGGAGCTACCGTTTTGGAAGCCAAAAAGAGTGATAATCCCATTGGAATACTTGCACATAAAACACGCTCGGATACCTTTTTATATTCCCAAATGTTATATATGGGTAAATCATACAAGACTGACAATGAAAACAAGGATGACTTTTTTTTGAAGATGAATGGTCGAAGGCTTTATCAGTATGCACTTGAAAATGTACCTCAAGCAATAAAAGATTGTCTTGACAAGATCAATACTCATCTTAGTGAAGTTAAGAAAGTGCTAATCCATCAAGCTAATGGAAAAATGGATGATGCAATATTAAAAAGACTTTATGGACTTTATGATATAGTTAATGTGCCTAAAAACGTTATGCCGATGACAATTGCATGGTTGGGCAATTCATCTGTAGCGACCATACCGACTTTATTAGATCTTCTATTAAATGATAAATTGAAAACGCATAAAGTAAATAAAGGTGACAGCCTTGTTTTCGCATCCGTTGGAGCAGGAATGAATATTAATACATTAATTTATAAGATGTAATTAAATATTGTTGGAAATAAATGTTTAATTGCCAATAAAAAACAAACGCCAAAATCCCTTTAGCTCAGAATGTTATCTGCCATTATTAGAAAAAAGAAAACAACAAATGATAGATAAAATAATAATTACACCATTTCAGAAATTTATTAAGATTGAAAGTTTTAGTGGGATACTCTTATTTAGTGCAACTATTATAGCATTAATTTGGGCAAATTCCCAATATAGTCACATCTATGAATCATTGTGGCAATACAAGTTAGGAATTAATACGCAAGACTTCAAACTTGCAAAACCACTCATATTTTGGATAAATGATGGATTAATGGTAATTTTTTTCTTTCTGATTGGATTAGAAATCAAAAGAGAGTTGCTGATAGGGGAATTAGATTCTATTAAAAAAGCAGCATTTCCATTTTTTTCCGCTATTGGAGGGATGATATTTCCCGTTGCTTTATTTATTTTTCTTAACAAAAATCCTGAAACATCAAGTGGATGGGGCATACCAATGGCTGCAGATATTGCATTTTCTTTGGCAATTTTAAAATTATTAGGTAATAGAGTGCCTTTGAGTCTTACAGTATTCTTAACTGCTTTTGCGATTATTGATGATATTGGTGCTGTACTTGTAATAGCTATTTTTTACAGTTCGAGTATTAATTTGTTGTTATTAGCATATGCTTTGATTCTTATTTTGATTCTCTCTTTCCTTTCGTATCGAAAAATATATGCGAAATATTTAATTTTATTATTTGGTATTATTATTTGGTTATTGTTTCTAAAAGCAGGTATTCATCCTACAGTAGCAGGAGTGTTATTAGCTTTTACTATTCCAATCAGACAAAAGATAGATATTAAAACATATACAAATAAGCTCTGTGATATCGCAAACGAAATAAAAGGAACTACTGATAATAAAAAATACATTCTTTCCAAAAAGCAGATAGAACATATAGATAATTTAGAAGCTTGTACGGATAAGGTGCAGTCGCCGCTCCAACTTCTTGAACACAGACTTCATAATTGGGTTGCATATTTTATTATACCAATTTTTGCATTAGCCAATGCAGGTGTTGTTTTTAATACAGATATGAATTTAGATTACTCACTAATAACCAACATTGTAATTTGCTTGTTTATCGGAAATTTTATTAGTGTAACATTTATGTCTTTCTTAAGTGTAAAATTGAGATTAACAGAATTGCCAAAAGGTGTAAAATTTAGGCAGATACTTGGCATTGCCTCCTTGGCAGGGGTAGGGTTTACCATGTCCATTTTTATTGCAAACTTAGCATTTGTTGAAAATACCGCTTTTATAGATTCAGCAAAAGTAGGAATTCTTATCGGATCATTCATTTCAGGTATAACAGGATATACAATTTTAAAATTAAGTAGTAAAGAAAATGAAACGAAAAATAATAAATAAAGCAACGGTTCATTTTGATAATAAGGTGGATAAACTTGCCCGCCAGAAATTTATAGCTGTACGTTGGGATGTAATAAATTCAAATATTCTGAGAACTAAAAAAACAATAGGATATGAAATTAAACTTTAATTTTGAAATGTCAGATTGGATGGAATTCCAAAAAATATATCTTTTAAATTCTAAACAGTTTAAAAGATCAAAATTTATCGCAAAGTTAATTATTCCAATATTCTTCTTAATATTGATTTCAATTGATCTTATAAAGGGTGAATTTTTTGGACAGGTATTATTAGTATATATAATAATTTCAGCTGTTTGGGTAATTTATATCCCCAAGAGAATCGAGAAATCTACTCTTAATAAAGCAAGAAAAATGATTCAAGAAGGAGATAATTCTTCAATACTCGGAAATCATGAAATTGAATTATTAGAAGATGAAATAAAATATAAAGATCCTGGTGGAGAACAAAAAACAACTTGGGATAGGATTATTAGATTTGAAGAAACAGATAATTACTATTTTTTATTTAACACATCAGTT
It encodes the following:
- a CDS encoding ketoacyl-ACP synthase III, with the protein product MKSAIYSVITGTGNYIPSKRIKNEDFLTNEFYETDGKKLEKTNQEIIDKFLEITTISERRYVTDDLSTSDIAYYAAIDAIKSANIDKEELDYIIFAHNFGDVKNDNRQLDIVPSLAARVKHKLEIKNPNTVAYDLPFGCPGWLQGIIQADYFIKSGDAKKILVIGADILSRISDPHDRDSMLYADGAGATVLEAKKSDNPIGILAHKTRSDTFLYSQMLYMGKSYKTDNENKDDFFLKMNGRRLYQYALENVPQAIKDCLDKINTHLSEVKKVLIHQANGKMDDAILKRLYGLYDIVNVPKNVMPMTIAWLGNSSVATIPTLLDLLLNDKLKTHKVNKGDSLVFASVGAGMNINTLIYKM
- the nhaA gene encoding Na+/H+ antiporter NhaA yields the protein MIDKIIITPFQKFIKIESFSGILLFSATIIALIWANSQYSHIYESLWQYKLGINTQDFKLAKPLIFWINDGLMVIFFFLIGLEIKRELLIGELDSIKKAAFPFFSAIGGMIFPVALFIFLNKNPETSSGWGIPMAADIAFSLAILKLLGNRVPLSLTVFLTAFAIIDDIGAVLVIAIFYSSSINLLLLAYALILILILSFLSYRKIYAKYLILLFGIIIWLLFLKAGIHPTVAGVLLAFTIPIRQKIDIKTYTNKLCDIANEIKGTTDNKKYILSKKQIEHIDNLEACTDKVQSPLQLLEHRLHNWVAYFIIPIFALANAGVVFNTDMNLDYSLITNIVICLFIGNFISVTFMSFLSVKLRLTELPKGVKFRQILGIASLAGVGFTMSIFIANLAFVENTAFIDSAKVGILIGSFISGITGYTILKLSSKENETKNNK
- a CDS encoding YcxB family protein, which produces MKLNFNFEMSDWMEFQKIYLLNSKQFKRSKFIAKLIIPIFFLILISIDLIKGEFFGQVLLVYIIISAVWVIYIPKRIEKSTLNKARKMIQEGDNSSILGNHEIELLEDEIKYKDPGGEQKTTWDRIIRFEETDNYYFLFNTSVSAFVIPRFKLNFKKDEFEKLDKLIKLRLKI